From Quadrisphaera sp. DSM 44207, the proteins below share one genomic window:
- a CDS encoding MFS transporter — protein MIPGELRAALAGVVALISLVAFEALAVATAMPVVATDLGGLRGYGLAFSLFLTTSLLGTVVAGGWNDRRGPRGPVLAGLGLFSAGLLLSGAATSYAVLLAGRVVAGLGGGVLVVTLYVVVGMLFTDEQRPRVFAWMSSAWVLPALVGPPLAGWLAGRVSWRLVFLLVPPLALAAVAVLRRRLAALGPPPGGQDAPAQRRSRLVSGVVLAGGAALAQAGAAALVPLRALPVAAVAAGAVLVALALPRLVPAGTLRAARGLPSVIAVRGLFTACFAGAEAYVPLMLVVERDLDVGVAGLALTGGAVGWAAGSSVQGRPGMTVPRSRLMAVAGGVVAVVVGLLALPSLHLLPALAVPVLWTVAGFGMGLGMASTGVLVLSMSPPAERGRSSSALQLSDALGSVAGIAVGGALLAARSGTAAPGAAPGAAPGAGVPDDGGLTFAVVFGVLALAGLAASVVGARARPPASRPAPGAASPAPPAPGAASTRPAAPSSATVAEP, from the coding sequence GTTCCTCACCACCAGCCTGCTCGGCACGGTCGTGGCCGGCGGGTGGAACGACCGCCGGGGCCCGCGCGGCCCGGTCCTGGCGGGGCTGGGGCTGTTCTCGGCCGGGCTGCTGCTCAGCGGCGCGGCGACGTCCTACGCCGTGCTGCTCGCCGGTCGCGTCGTGGCCGGCCTCGGCGGCGGCGTGCTCGTCGTCACCCTCTACGTCGTCGTGGGCATGCTCTTCACCGACGAGCAGCGCCCGCGCGTGTTCGCGTGGATGAGCTCGGCCTGGGTCCTGCCCGCGCTCGTCGGCCCGCCCCTGGCCGGCTGGCTCGCGGGCCGCGTCAGCTGGCGGCTGGTCTTCCTGCTCGTGCCGCCGCTGGCGCTCGCGGCCGTCGCGGTGCTGCGACGCCGGCTGGCGGCCCTGGGGCCCCCGCCCGGCGGGCAGGACGCGCCCGCGCAGCGGCGCTCGCGCCTGGTCAGCGGCGTCGTCCTCGCCGGCGGCGCCGCGCTGGCCCAGGCCGGTGCCGCCGCCCTGGTGCCGCTGCGCGCCCTGCCGGTGGCCGCCGTCGCGGCCGGGGCGGTGCTCGTCGCGCTCGCGCTGCCGCGCCTCGTGCCCGCCGGCACCCTGCGCGCCGCGCGCGGCCTGCCCAGCGTCATCGCGGTGCGGGGGCTGTTCACCGCCTGCTTCGCCGGCGCGGAGGCGTACGTGCCGCTCATGCTCGTCGTCGAGCGCGACCTGGACGTCGGGGTGGCCGGGCTGGCCCTGACCGGCGGTGCGGTCGGGTGGGCCGCCGGCTCCTCCGTGCAGGGCCGGCCGGGGATGACCGTGCCGCGCTCCCGGCTCATGGCGGTCGCGGGCGGCGTGGTCGCGGTCGTCGTGGGCCTGCTCGCGCTGCCGTCGCTGCACCTGCTGCCGGCGCTGGCGGTGCCGGTGCTGTGGACGGTCGCCGGGTTCGGCATGGGCCTGGGGATGGCGAGCACGGGCGTGCTCGTGCTGTCGATGTCGCCGCCCGCCGAGCGGGGCCGCAGCTCCTCGGCCCTGCAGCTGTCCGACGCCCTCGGGTCGGTGGCCGGCATCGCGGTGGGCGGGGCGCTGCTCGCCGCGCGCTCGGGCACCGCCGCACCGGGCGCCGCGCCGGGGGCCGCACCGGGCGCCGGCGTCCCGGACGACGGGGGGCTGACCTTCGCGGTGGTCTTCGGCGTCCTCGCCCTGGCCGGCCTCGCGGCCTCGGTCGTCGGGGCCCGCGCCCGCCCGCCCGCGAGCCGACCCGCGCCGGGGGCCGCCAGCCCTGCGCCCCCGGCCCCGGGGGCCGCGAGCACCCGTCCTGCGGCGCCGTCCTCGGCTACCGTGGCCGAGCCGTGA
- a CDS encoding DEAD/DEAH box helicase: MTADTVLGPSTSDGQRPLRAWQSQALELYESARHDDFLVTATPGAGKTTFALTLASRLLARRVVDRVVVVAPTDHLRTQWAEAADAAGLVLDPTLTNAVGPVRPGTRGYVTTYAQVAGKPMLHAARATAARTLVVLDEVHHAGDGLSWGEAVEEAFARAARRLCLTGTPFRTTPGERIPFVRYAEGGADGELVSAADYTYGYREALRDGVVRPVVFAAYTGTARWRNSAGEVVAASLSEPSTRGQEATAWRTVLDPRGQWVPHVVAAMDERITHLRSHGVPDAAGLVLASDQEDARAYARIVKKVTGEAPELILSDDPRASARIEAFTASTKRIAVCVRMVSEGVDVPRAAVLAWMTSYRTPLFFAQAVGRVVRSRGPHEAATVFLPAVRPLLALAAELEQERNHVIPPPAQAGEDLDPLPRTERSGEGPAQWEALDADAQFAHVLHGGRAVLASDARAPAASAEEEEFLGLPGLLTPEQTAALLSRRDEDLRRRASSAVQEDLFGGLGDAAGAGSAGAGGSGGSAVEDGGRASWRAAADLRREVNRLVAQLAARTGEPHARVHVALRTAVPGPASASASQELLERRRDHLLSLL, translated from the coding sequence ATGACCGCCGACACCGTGCTCGGCCCGTCGACGTCCGACGGCCAGCGCCCGCTGCGGGCGTGGCAGTCGCAGGCGCTGGAGCTGTACGAGTCCGCCCGCCACGACGACTTCCTCGTCACCGCGACCCCGGGCGCGGGCAAGACGACGTTCGCCCTCACCCTCGCCTCGCGGCTGCTCGCGCGCCGCGTCGTCGACCGGGTCGTCGTGGTGGCCCCGACCGACCACCTGCGCACGCAGTGGGCCGAGGCCGCCGACGCCGCCGGGCTCGTGCTCGACCCGACGCTGACCAACGCCGTGGGGCCGGTGCGCCCCGGCACCCGCGGCTACGTGACGACGTACGCGCAGGTGGCGGGCAAGCCGATGCTGCACGCGGCGCGGGCCACCGCCGCGAGGACCCTCGTGGTCCTGGACGAGGTGCACCACGCGGGCGACGGCCTGTCGTGGGGCGAGGCGGTGGAGGAGGCCTTCGCCCGCGCGGCGCGGCGCCTGTGCCTGACCGGGACGCCGTTCCGCACCACGCCGGGCGAGCGGATCCCGTTCGTCCGCTACGCCGAGGGCGGCGCGGACGGCGAGCTGGTCTCGGCCGCGGACTACACCTACGGCTACCGCGAGGCCCTGCGCGACGGCGTCGTGCGCCCGGTGGTCTTCGCCGCCTACACGGGCACCGCCCGCTGGCGCAACAGCGCCGGGGAGGTCGTGGCCGCGTCCCTGTCGGAGCCGAGCACGCGGGGCCAGGAGGCGACCGCCTGGCGCACCGTGCTCGACCCCAGGGGCCAGTGGGTGCCGCACGTGGTCGCCGCGATGGACGAGCGCATCACGCACCTGCGCTCCCACGGCGTGCCGGACGCCGCCGGGCTGGTGCTCGCCAGCGACCAGGAGGACGCGCGCGCCTACGCGCGGATCGTGAAGAAGGTGACCGGGGAGGCCCCGGAGCTGATCCTCTCCGACGACCCGCGCGCGAGCGCGAGGATCGAGGCGTTCACGGCGTCGACGAAGCGGATCGCCGTGTGCGTGCGCATGGTGTCCGAGGGCGTCGACGTCCCGCGCGCGGCCGTGCTGGCCTGGATGACGAGCTACCGCACGCCGCTGTTCTTCGCGCAGGCCGTCGGGCGCGTGGTGCGCTCGCGCGGGCCGCACGAGGCCGCGACCGTCTTCCTGCCCGCCGTGCGCCCGCTGCTGGCCCTGGCCGCGGAGCTGGAGCAGGAGCGCAACCACGTCATCCCCCCGCCCGCGCAGGCGGGGGAGGACCTGGACCCGCTCCCGCGCACCGAGCGCAGCGGGGAGGGCCCCGCGCAGTGGGAGGCCCTGGACGCCGACGCGCAGTTCGCGCACGTGCTGCACGGCGGCCGGGCGGTGCTGGCCTCCGACGCCCGCGCGCCCGCGGCCAGCGCCGAGGAGGAGGAGTTCCTCGGGCTGCCCGGGCTCCTGACGCCGGAGCAGACCGCGGCCCTGCTCTCGCGGCGCGACGAGGACCTGCGCCGCCGCGCGTCGTCCGCGGTGCAGGAGGACCTGTTCGGCGGGCTCGGCGACGCCGCGGGCGCGGGCAGCGCGGGCGCGGGCGGCTCCGGCGGCTCCGCGGTCGAGGACGGCGGGCGGGCCTCCTGGCGCGCCGCGGCCGACCTGCGCCGGGAGGTCAACCGGCTCGTCGCGCAGCTGGCCGCCCGCACGGGGGAGCCGCACGCGCGCGTGCACGTGGCGCTGCGCACGGCGGTGCCGGGCCCGGCGTCCGCCTCGGCGTCGCAGGAGCTGCTCGAGCGCCGCCGCGACCACCTGCTCTCCCTGCTCTGA